From a single Nostoc sp. MS1 genomic region:
- a CDS encoding DUF1822 family protein, with protein sequence MMTTHESSNNLRFLLPELIWLESEHFDVARNLSQQVIGEFQQWQAYLNVLATLGFSQWLHQHLPEQNIHQDNQIIDNFNHLQLGEFKFYLIVTEHLLDELVIIPEDRIIKPSSVAHIYVIIEVLEEQAGIIIRGILRYDQLISYRDRMNLPPRNSCYQIPLVEFDTEPNHILFYCRFLSAQMIPLPQTETINNTENLPQLLANAKTKLSQWLQGIFPDEWQLIDTLINPEVNLALSTRTNVETIKRGKILNLGMQLGSYPVVMLVNIQAQPEEKLRVSIQLHPTAGAKFLRPNLKLTLLSKAGKLLCEVTSRSHDSYIQLNPFHGDKGKQFSVEVSLDIIKIRESFEL encoded by the coding sequence ATGATGACAACCCATGAAAGTTCAAACAACTTAAGATTTTTATTACCGGAATTAATCTGGTTAGAATCAGAACACTTTGACGTAGCCAGAAACCTGAGTCAGCAGGTAATAGGTGAATTTCAACAGTGGCAAGCTTACCTTAATGTACTAGCAACATTAGGATTTTCTCAATGGCTGCATCAACATCTACCAGAGCAAAATATTCATCAAGATAATCAAATTATTGATAATTTTAATCATCTTCAATTGGGCGAGTTTAAGTTTTATTTAATTGTCACAGAACATCTACTAGATGAATTAGTGATTATCCCTGAAGATAGGATTATTAAACCGAGTTCAGTTGCTCATATATATGTAATTATCGAAGTTTTAGAAGAACAAGCGGGAATAATTATTAGAGGTATTCTTCGTTACGACCAGCTGATCAGTTATCGAGATAGGATGAATTTGCCACCCAGGAATAGTTGTTATCAAATTCCCCTAGTAGAATTTGACACAGAACCTAATCATATTTTATTCTACTGTCGTTTTTTGTCCGCTCAAATGATTCCTTTGCCGCAAACTGAAACTATCAACAACACAGAAAATTTGCCACAATTATTAGCTAACGCTAAAACTAAATTAAGCCAATGGCTACAAGGCATTTTCCCAGATGAGTGGCAGTTAATTGATACACTAATTAATCCTGAAGTTAATTTAGCTTTGAGTACCAGAACTAACGTCGAGACTATCAAGCGAGGTAAAATTCTTAATTTAGGAATGCAACTCGGTAGCTATCCTGTGGTTATGTTAGTTAATATTCAAGCACAACCGGAAGAAAAACTACGTGTATCAATTCAGTTACATCCAACAGCCGGGGCAAAATTTTTAAGACCTAACCTCAAACTAACTTTATTATCAAAAGCAGGAAAATTGCTATGTGAAGTGACATCCAGAAGTCACGACAGTTATATCCAGCTAAATCCTTTTCATGGAGATAAAGGAAAACAGTTTAGCGTTGAAGTTAGTTTAGATATTATCAAAATCAGAGAATCTTTTGAATTATAG
- a CDS encoding four helix bundle protein, giving the protein MSSRRFQELRVYKSAERLADDIWKIVEKWEYLPRETVGRQIIRSADSIGANIAEGVGRGSYQENRRFIKIARGSLYETQHLLRRAYKRSLLTNEQVNTLKLIINELAPQLNAYLKSIGNYPEDS; this is encoded by the coding sequence ATGTCTAGTAGGAGGTTTCAAGAATTACGTGTCTATAAATCCGCAGAGAGATTAGCTGATGATATATGGAAAATTGTGGAGAAGTGGGAATATTTACCTAGAGAAACAGTAGGTAGACAGATTATCCGTTCAGCAGATAGTATTGGTGCGAATATAGCAGAGGGTGTGGGCAGAGGAAGTTATCAAGAAAATCGAAGATTTATCAAAATAGCAAGAGGTTCTCTATATGAAACTCAGCACTTGTTAAGACGAGCATATAAACGTAGTTTGTTAACTAATGAACAGGTAAATACACTAAAACTGATTATCAATGAATTAGCACCACAATTGAATGCTTATCTAAAATCAATCGGCAATTATCCAGAAGATTCTTAA
- a CDS encoding ABC transporter permease: MTTEISDVPDDIARLSKLNRPRFNFIQPLVLLAPSGIWLLLLLVLPTLIIFQLSLVPNIRPGDIVNPRGFDNYIRIVDPLYLHVILRSLWLSLGTMAICLILGFPVAYWIAQIAPKRWRNFLVLGFVLPLWTSSLLRSYAWITILRPTGLLNSLLTSVGLPPLDLLNRTPAVLIGMSYSLLPYMVLILYASLEKLDKRLLEAAADLGANPVQTFWKVTVPQISPGIMAASLLVFITALGDFINPELLGGASSMTAARLVYNQFLGVTQNWGFGSALSMTLILAVSIAIALLLKFGEATPKQ; encoded by the coding sequence ATGACTACAGAAATTAGTGATGTTCCTGATGATATTGCCAGACTGAGTAAATTAAACCGTCCCAGGTTCAACTTTATTCAACCTTTGGTGTTGTTAGCACCGTCTGGTATTTGGTTATTACTTTTATTGGTACTGCCAACTTTGATAATTTTTCAGTTGAGTTTAGTACCGAATATTCGACCTGGGGATATTGTTAATCCTAGAGGCTTTGATAACTACATTCGTATAGTTGATCCACTATATTTGCACGTTATATTGCGATCGCTATGGTTATCACTTGGGACTATGGCCATCTGTCTGATTTTAGGTTTTCCTGTGGCATATTGGATTGCCCAAATTGCCCCCAAGCGTTGGCGAAATTTTCTGGTATTGGGCTTTGTTCTACCCTTATGGACTTCTTCTCTACTCCGTTCTTACGCTTGGATAACTATTCTCCGTCCCACTGGCTTATTAAACAGCTTGCTTACTAGCGTAGGTTTACCCCCTTTAGACTTACTCAACCGTACACCAGCTGTTTTAATTGGCATGAGTTACAGCTTACTGCCTTACATGGTGTTGATTCTCTACGCTTCCCTAGAAAAATTGGATAAGCGGTTACTAGAAGCAGCCGCAGATTTGGGTGCAAATCCTGTGCAAACATTTTGGAAAGTCACAGTTCCGCAGATATCTCCAGGTATTATGGCTGCTTCTTTACTGGTTTTTATTACTGCCTTGGGCGATTTTATCAATCCTGAGTTGCTAGGTGGTGCTTCCAGTATGACGGCTGCGCGGCTAGTTTATAACCAATTCCTCGGCGTTACCCAAAATTGGGGTTTTGGTTCAGCTTTGAGTATGACATTAATTTTAGCTGTGAGTATTGCGATCGCTCTCTTGCTCAAATTTGGCGAAGCTACACCTAAGCAGTGA
- a CDS encoding spermidine/putrescine ABC transporter substrate-binding protein — MTNRRKFLQGITALSSLSLAGCGWRLADVRAAAGSGRSDQLYLYTWTQYSDQKLLQTFSSQTGLKALVDVYDSNEVMLAKLLAGGGGSYSLIYPSDYMVQKMVEKGLLIELKHDRLIGLNNLLPQFQNPSYDPKNRYSIPFSWGTTGLIYNSEVIKEPPKDWDYLWQNQKFLNKRMTLLNDVREVMGAVLRMLGYSYNSKNENEIKQAYEKLTVLKPAIAAFDTDAWRNQILAGDLVLAMCYSADAIKVIKENSKLKYVIPRSGSSLWTDTIVIPKSAPNVNGAYAWINFILQPEVAANVSERLKIATPNSAAFEQLPKQIKDNENFYPPSAILEKCERISPVGEFEDVYERYWTQLTSG, encoded by the coding sequence ATGACTAATAGAAGAAAATTTTTACAAGGAATAACAGCACTTTCTAGTTTATCTTTAGCGGGTTGTGGCTGGAGATTGGCAGATGTGCGTGCGGCTGCGGGTTCCGGGCGTAGCGATCAATTATATCTTTATACTTGGACACAATATTCTGACCAAAAATTATTACAAACTTTTAGCTCTCAAACTGGGTTGAAGGCGCTGGTAGATGTTTATGATTCTAATGAGGTGATGCTGGCTAAACTCTTAGCTGGCGGGGGTGGTAGTTATAGTCTGATTTATCCATCAGACTATATGGTACAGAAGATGGTAGAAAAAGGTTTATTAATAGAATTAAAACACGATCGCCTAATTGGGTTAAATAATTTATTACCACAATTCCAAAACCCTAGCTATGACCCTAAAAATCGTTATAGCATACCTTTTAGTTGGGGTACTACAGGGTTAATTTATAATTCGGAAGTTATTAAAGAACCGCCCAAAGATTGGGATTATCTCTGGCAAAATCAAAAGTTCCTCAATAAGCGCATGACTTTATTAAATGATGTGCGGGAAGTCATGGGTGCAGTTTTGCGGATGTTGGGTTATTCTTATAACTCGAAAAATGAGAATGAAATTAAACAAGCTTATGAAAAGTTAACTGTTCTCAAACCCGCGATCGCAGCTTTTGATACTGATGCTTGGAGAAATCAAATATTGGCGGGTGATTTAGTATTAGCGATGTGTTATTCAGCCGATGCTATCAAAGTTATCAAAGAAAATTCTAAGTTGAAATACGTGATTCCTCGCAGTGGTTCTTCTCTATGGACTGATACAATTGTTATTCCTAAATCTGCGCCTAATGTAAATGGGGCTTATGCCTGGATAAATTTTATTTTACAACCAGAAGTAGCAGCTAATGTTAGCGAAAGATTAAAAATAGCCACCCCTAATAGTGCAGCTTTTGAACAATTACCTAAACAAATAAAAGATAACGAAAATTTCTATCCCCCGTCCGCAATTTTAGAAAAATGCGAACGCATTAGCCCTGTGGGAGAATTTGAAGACGTTTATGAACGTTATTGGACGCAATTGACTAGTGGTTAG
- a CDS encoding alpha-amylase family glycosyl hydrolase: MLQSIYSQEIDDIFSQVRDQALRNGKKSVQVGDQVKEIPTPFPSPADWRDTWIYFIMVDRFNNPSSPPKKAWNALGDEGLVFQGGTFEGIRQQLDYLEKLGVGAIWITPPLKNCQYKRSYHGYGIQDFLQIDPRFASDKNNPEAELQRLVDEAHARGIYVIFDIVLNHAGNVFTYLINEQKVESFSFIDEPNKPYDVIWHDQEGTPEWRNAEVNDVQELNPDAAVWPKELRQLEFFRRRGTRDDTEQGGDFSDLREFVTANPEVQNILIRIHQYLIAKFDIDGFRIDTLRFIEPDFARVFGNAMHEFALSLGKRNFFTYGEIWANEDNTEEKITRFVGRNAAEPGDLLGIDAALDFPLFFQLPGVFKGLKEPKALADVYIRRRESLRGIISSNGEVSRFFVTFFDNHDLKSRFYYSNPDEPQKFDDQVTLAIACLFALQGIPCIYYGTEQGLNGAVDNIPFGDLVVRQALWGKPGGGFNTDHPFYKAIAEITQYRKTHPALRYGRQYFRPISGDRINYGVSPFKSGVVAFTRILNEQEVVVVANTHTETQQSIYVIVDYNLNSQNPTYKVLYSNKTTFTQPEKVTEQSGVNITEPNGQKSYGPIRAMKVTLQPMEVQILVK, from the coding sequence ATGCTTCAATCAATCTACTCTCAAGAAATTGATGATATCTTCAGTCAAGTTAGAGATCAGGCACTGAGGAATGGTAAAAAATCTGTGCAAGTTGGTGATCAGGTAAAAGAAATTCCTACCCCTTTTCCATCACCAGCAGATTGGCGGGATACTTGGATTTATTTTATTATGGTAGACCGCTTTAATAATCCATCCAGTCCACCCAAGAAAGCTTGGAATGCTTTAGGTGATGAAGGTTTGGTTTTCCAAGGTGGGACTTTTGAAGGTATTCGTCAGCAATTAGATTATTTAGAAAAGTTAGGAGTGGGAGCAATTTGGATAACTCCTCCTTTGAAAAATTGTCAATATAAACGTAGTTATCACGGTTACGGTATTCAAGATTTCTTACAAATTGATCCGCGATTTGCTTCTGATAAAAATAACCCAGAAGCGGAATTACAAAGATTAGTTGATGAGGCTCATGCACGCGGAATTTATGTAATTTTTGATATTGTACTTAATCATGCTGGTAATGTTTTCACCTATTTAATTAATGAGCAAAAGGTGGAATCATTTTCCTTTATTGATGAACCAAATAAGCCCTATGATGTGATCTGGCATGATCAAGAAGGCACGCCAGAATGGAGAAATGCCGAGGTTAATGACGTTCAAGAACTTAATCCCGATGCGGCTGTATGGCCCAAGGAACTTCGCCAGCTTGAGTTTTTCCGCAGGAGAGGAACTAGAGATGATACTGAACAAGGTGGCGATTTTAGTGACTTGCGAGAGTTCGTAACTGCTAATCCAGAAGTACAGAATATTCTCATCCGTATTCATCAATATTTGATTGCCAAGTTTGATATTGATGGGTTTCGTATTGATACCTTGAGGTTTATTGAGCCAGATTTTGCGAGAGTTTTTGGTAATGCGATGCACGAATTTGCTTTAAGTTTAGGTAAGAGAAATTTCTTTACCTATGGTGAAATCTGGGCGAATGAGGACAATACAGAGGAAAAAATTACTCGCTTTGTGGGTCGCAATGCAGCCGAACCTGGTGATTTATTGGGTATTGATGCGGCGCTGGATTTTCCTTTATTCTTCCAATTACCCGGTGTGTTTAAAGGACTTAAAGAACCAAAAGCATTGGCTGATGTGTATATCAGACGCAGAGAAAGTCTGCGAGGTATTATCAGCTCTAACGGAGAGGTAAGTAGATTTTTTGTCACCTTCTTCGATAATCATGATTTGAAGAGTCGCTTTTATTACAGCAACCCAGACGAACCACAAAAGTTTGATGACCAAGTAACTTTAGCGATCGCTTGTTTGTTTGCTTTGCAAGGTATACCCTGTATATACTACGGCACAGAGCAGGGACTCAATGGTGCGGTTGATAATATCCCATTTGGTGATTTGGTGGTACGTCAAGCTTTATGGGGTAAGCCAGGAGGCGGCTTTAATACTGACCATCCCTTCTATAAAGCAATTGCTGAAATAACTCAGTACCGTAAAACCCATCCAGCACTGCGTTATGGACGGCAATATTTTCGTCCTATATCTGGCGATCGCATTAATTATGGCGTTTCACCCTTCAAATCTGGTGTGGTGGCTTTCACACGCATTCTCAATGAGCAAGAAGTGGTTGTAGTGGCGAATACGCACACAGAAACTCAACAGTCTATCTATGTGATTGTTGATTACAATCTCAATTCACAAAACCCGACTTACAAGGTTTTATATAGCAATAAAACTACATTTACTCAACCAGAAAAAGTCACAGAGCAAAGCGGTGTCAACATCACAGAACCTAATGGTCAAAAGAGTTATGGGCCAATTAGAGCGATGAAAGTGACACTACAACCGATGGAAGTCCAAATTTTGGTGAAATAA
- a CDS encoding eIF2A-related protein — MSKTVVINLGNGDLHAGFPCVTAQIWSASHYAPEQFLGSLPSAPDLVELYRDWHANYQALCTRQPMRSAELEEDDLLEIELGAITNVSLFDFGELCRQLRDNINTWLKSVEFLEIERQLRSQLSRHEEIRVILETNDDSLRRLPWHYWDFIRDYPKAEPALSRPDYHRRDTAQPLCNRNRVRILAILGSSEGIDLQAEADFLRNLENIAEVVQLHQPSRQEFNKQLWDASGWDILFFAGHSQSEGNTGRIYLNDAPTNNSLTIAQLEEALKAAIARGLKLAIFNSCDGLGLANALGELHIPQVIVMREPVPNFVAQKFFQNFLEAFAIEGQPLYLAVQQARRQLQGLEDNFPCASWLPVIVQNPSIEPPTWVHLGGIPPCPYRGLFAFREEDADLFFGREDFTANLVKAVKRKRLVAVVGASGSGKSSLVFAGLTPQLRQDLNVHIISFRPGKNPFAALATALVNLQQLCPYISLENILGLPEDNTNTRLVELDLAIALEQNPELLHTILEKFVQHQFGARIILIADQFEELYTLCPEEQRHLFLDLLLSAYNFTPAFTIVLTLRADFYSYALSYRPFSDALQGALYNLGPMNQEELRQVIEQPAQQMQVGLETGLTNKLISEIDKQPGHLPLLEFALTQLWSKQQNRLLTHQAYEEIGGVEAALANHAESVFAQLPKADRKRAQQIFIQLVRLGDETEATRRLATREEIKPENWDLVTHLASSRLVVTNCNESTDEETVEIVHEALIRNWQRLEHWLIVDSDFLRWREQLRLAIRQWENTGHDQGTLLRGKPLIDAQEWQVQRWQELSIHEIKFIELSLELRELEFKQQQHRRKLTVSSLFAGLILAISLAGFAWWQEQKARISEIKAITASAESLLSANREFDGLIASIKAGSRLKNTVGIDANTRTQITETLLHAINFVREKNRLVKHQGILESVSFSPDGNVLATASRDRTVRIWNREGKQQSVTLQESQGEGFNSVAFSPDSKLIVTGSWDKTAKIWSRDGKILHTLKGHNKGVLEVAFSPDSQLIATASWDNTVRLWSRDGKLLHILKGHTNKVNSVTFSPDGKLIASVGWDKTVRLWNLEGKELSSFPAHEDMIWSVAFSPDGKEIATASGDKTAKIWSLAGKELQTLKGHQNGVNSVAFSPDGKMIATGSGDKTVKLWNRNGQEIQTLYGHNDAVNSVAFSPDGTSIATASNDKTAKIWQLNSPHSIIFRGHQDEVFDLVFSPDGKSIATASWDNTAKLWSVGKDKLQQLHTFKGHQGKVNKLSFSPDGKLIATTSWDKTAKLWNRDGKLLKTLLGHKDTVWSVNFSPDGQLIATASEDKTVKIWNRDGTLRRTLTGHTAVVNSAVFSPDGQRIATAGWDKTIKIWSIDGKELQTLYGHTSGINNVTFSPDGKLIASASWDNTVKIWSVDGKLLHTLIGHNNVVHNVTFSPNGKLIATASGDNTVKIWSVDGTLLRTIQGYQDKVWSVRFSPDGKMLASSSRYDIFVLYLYLDDLDHLLGRGCSWVRGYLDNNPHVKPDEKSFCDRQGTVSYLSPQAIAKP; from the coding sequence ATGAGCAAGACAGTTGTCATAAATTTAGGCAATGGTGACTTGCACGCTGGATTTCCTTGTGTGACAGCTCAAATTTGGTCAGCAAGTCATTATGCACCAGAACAGTTTCTTGGTAGCCTACCATCTGCGCCAGACTTGGTGGAACTATATAGAGACTGGCACGCAAATTATCAAGCATTGTGTACTCGTCAACCTATGCGTTCTGCCGAGTTAGAAGAAGATGACCTACTAGAAATAGAATTAGGAGCAATCACTAACGTTTCTCTATTCGATTTTGGCGAATTGTGCAGACAGTTACGAGATAATATTAATACATGGCTAAAGTCCGTAGAATTTCTGGAAATTGAAAGACAATTGCGATCGCAACTGAGTCGCCATGAAGAAATTCGCGTCATTCTAGAAACCAACGATGACAGCTTGCGGCGGCTACCTTGGCATTACTGGGATTTTATTCGTGATTATCCCAAAGCAGAACCAGCACTTTCCAGACCAGATTACCATCGTCGAGACACAGCCCAACCCCTGTGTAATAGAAATCGGGTGAGAATTTTGGCTATTCTCGGCAGTAGTGAAGGCATTGACTTACAAGCAGAAGCCGATTTCTTACGGAACTTAGAAAATATTGCCGAAGTTGTCCAGCTACACCAACCCTCACGGCAAGAGTTTAACAAACAACTGTGGGATGCTTCAGGTTGGGACATCTTATTTTTTGCAGGTCATAGTCAAAGCGAAGGTAACACAGGCAGAATTTACCTTAATGACGCTCCCACCAATAATAGTCTCACAATTGCCCAATTAGAAGAAGCCCTCAAAGCTGCGATCGCCAGAGGATTAAAGTTAGCAATTTTCAACTCCTGCGATGGACTAGGTTTAGCGAATGCTTTGGGAGAACTGCACATTCCCCAAGTAATTGTCATGCGAGAACCAGTGCCAAATTTTGTTGCCCAAAAATTTTTTCAAAATTTCCTAGAAGCTTTCGCCATCGAAGGACAACCTTTATACTTAGCAGTGCAACAGGCACGCAGACAATTACAAGGGTTAGAAGATAATTTCCCCTGTGCTTCGTGGCTACCTGTAATTGTCCAGAACCCATCAATAGAACCACCGACATGGGTGCATTTAGGCGGTATTCCCCCTTGTCCTTATCGGGGTTTATTTGCCTTCCGCGAAGAAGATGCAGATTTATTTTTTGGTAGAGAAGACTTTACCGCAAATTTGGTTAAGGCAGTAAAAAGAAAGCGGCTGGTAGCTGTAGTAGGTGCGAGTGGTAGTGGTAAATCGAGTTTAGTATTTGCTGGGTTAACTCCCCAATTGCGCCAAGACTTGAACGTCCATATCATTTCCTTCCGTCCAGGGAAAAATCCCTTTGCCGCCTTGGCAACTGCATTAGTGAATTTACAACAACTCTGTCCCTACATTTCCTTAGAAAATATACTAGGGTTGCCAGAGGATAATACTAATACTCGCCTAGTAGAATTAGATTTAGCGATCGCCTTAGAACAAAATCCCGAATTACTACACACCATCCTAGAAAAGTTTGTCCAGCATCAATTCGGGGCGCGGATCATCCTCATTGCCGACCAGTTTGAAGAACTTTACACCCTCTGCCCAGAGGAACAGCGTCATCTTTTCCTAGATTTATTACTCAGTGCTTATAACTTCACACCCGCTTTCACCATCGTCTTAACTTTACGGGCTGACTTTTACAGCTATGCCCTATCTTACCGCCCCTTCAGCGACGCTTTGCAAGGAGCATTGTACAACCTGGGGCCGATGAACCAAGAAGAATTACGTCAAGTAATTGAACAGCCTGCCCAACAAATGCAGGTAGGGCTAGAAACAGGATTAACCAATAAATTAATCAGCGAAATCGATAAACAGCCAGGACATTTGCCCTTACTGGAGTTTGCCCTTACTCAGTTATGGTCAAAACAGCAAAATCGGCTCTTAACTCATCAAGCTTATGAAGAAATTGGCGGTGTAGAAGCAGCCTTAGCCAACCATGCTGAGTCTGTGTTCGCCCAATTACCCAAAGCCGACAGGAAAAGGGCGCAACAAATATTTATTCAATTGGTGCGCTTAGGAGACGAAACAGAGGCTACCCGGCGCTTGGCAACTCGTGAAGAAATCAAGCCGGAAAACTGGGATTTAGTTACACATCTGGCTTCTTCCCGGTTAGTAGTTACTAACTGCAACGAGTCCACAGACGAAGAAACCGTAGAAATCGTCCATGAAGCGTTAATTAGAAACTGGCAACGATTAGAACATTGGCTCATAGTCGATAGTGACTTTCTGCGCTGGCGAGAACAATTGCGTTTAGCAATTCGCCAATGGGAAAATACTGGACATGATCAAGGTACATTATTACGGGGTAAACCCTTGATAGATGCCCAAGAATGGCAGGTGCAACGCTGGCAAGAACTCAGTATCCACGAAATCAAGTTCATTGAATTGAGTTTAGAACTGCGGGAACTAGAGTTTAAACAGCAGCAACACCGACGTAAACTGACGGTATCCTCTCTATTTGCTGGCTTAATTTTAGCCATCAGTCTAGCAGGCTTTGCTTGGTGGCAAGAACAAAAGGCACGTATCAGCGAAATTAAAGCTATTACAGCATCAGCCGAATCTTTACTAAGTGCTAATCGAGAGTTTGATGGTTTAATTGCCAGTATCAAAGCTGGTAGCCGCCTTAAAAACACTGTAGGAATTGATGCCAACACACGCACGCAAATTACGGAAACTCTACTCCACGCTATCAACTTTGTCAGAGAGAAAAACCGTCTAGTAAAACATCAAGGGATACTAGAAAGTGTCAGCTTTAGCCCTGATGGTAATGTCCTTGCTACCGCCAGCAGAGATAGAACCGTCAGAATTTGGAATCGAGAGGGTAAACAACAGTCAGTCACATTACAAGAATCTCAAGGAGAGGGTTTCAATAGTGTGGCTTTCAGCCCTGATAGTAAACTCATAGTTACAGGCAGTTGGGACAAAACAGCGAAAATCTGGAGTCGAGATGGTAAAATCTTACACACCCTAAAGGGGCATAACAAAGGGGTATTGGAAGTAGCCTTTAGTCCTGATAGTCAGTTAATTGCCACAGCTAGTTGGGACAACACTGTGAGACTCTGGAGTCGAGACGGGAAACTCCTACATATTCTCAAAGGACATACGAATAAAGTCAACAGTGTCACTTTTAGCCCTGATGGTAAGTTAATTGCCAGTGTCGGCTGGGACAAAACCGTGAGACTGTGGAATCTTGAGGGCAAAGAATTAAGCAGCTTCCCCGCCCATGAAGATATGATTTGGAGCGTCGCCTTTAGCCCAGATGGGAAAGAAATTGCTACCGCCAGTGGTGATAAAACTGCCAAAATTTGGAGTTTGGCTGGTAAAGAACTGCAAACCCTCAAAGGTCATCAAAATGGCGTGAACAGTGTAGCATTCAGCCCAGATGGTAAAATGATTGCTACAGGCAGTGGTGATAAAACTGTCAAACTGTGGAACCGTAACGGTCAAGAAATACAAACCCTCTACGGCCACAATGATGCCGTCAATAGCGTCGCCTTCAGCCCAGACGGTACATCCATCGCCACAGCTAGTAATGACAAAACAGCTAAAATCTGGCAACTCAATAGCCCCCACAGTATAATTTTTCGGGGTCATCAAGATGAAGTCTTTGACCTAGTATTTAGCCCGGATGGTAAGTCCATAGCTACCGCTAGTTGGGATAACACCGCCAAACTTTGGAGTGTGGGCAAAGATAAACTTCAACAACTGCACACATTTAAAGGGCATCAAGGCAAGGTCAATAAGCTGAGTTTCAGTCCAGATGGAAAGTTAATTGCTACGACTAGTTGGGATAAAACTGCCAAACTCTGGAATCGAGACGGTAAATTATTGAAAACTCTATTAGGACACAAAGATACAGTCTGGAGTGTCAACTTCAGCCCCGATGGTCAATTAATTGCCACAGCCAGCGAAGATAAAACTGTCAAAATCTGGAATCGAGACGGGACATTGCGGCGAACTCTCACAGGACATACGGCTGTGGTTAATAGTGCAGTGTTCAGCCCTGACGGTCAGCGCATTGCTACGGCTGGTTGGGACAAAACAATCAAAATTTGGAGTATTGACGGCAAAGAACTGCAAACTTTATATGGGCATACAAGTGGTATCAACAACGTCACCTTCAGCCCGGATGGTAAGTTAATTGCCAGCGCCAGTTGGGATAATACTGTAAAAATCTGGAGTGTTGACGGTAAACTTCTGCATACATTAATAGGGCATAACAATGTAGTTCATAATGTTACCTTCAGCCCCAATGGTAAATTAATAGCTACTGCTAGTGGTGATAATACTGTAAAAATCTGGAGCGTTGACGGTACTCTCTTGCGTACCATACAAGGCTACCAAGATAAAGTCTGGAGCGTGCGCTTTAGTCCTGATGGCAAGATGTTAGCCAGTAGCAGCAGATATGACATTTTCGTATTGTATTTATACTTGGATGATTTAGACCATCTACTTGGGCGCGGTTGTAGTTGGGTGCGAGGTTATTTAGATAATAATCCTCATGTCAAACCCGATGAAAAAAGTTTTTGCGATCGCCAGGGTACAGTTAGCTATTTATCACCCCAAGCGATCGCAAAGCCATAA